The Peribacillus sp. FSL E2-0218 genome contains a region encoding:
- a CDS encoding methylated-DNA--[protein]-cysteine S-methyltransferase, whose product MSELYKLDYESPIGMIEISGTNEAICSIMFAERDIKVNGRQDRTPKVLVECYHQLDEYFKGERMEFTFPFLLEGTIFQKNVWNALTGIVYANTGTYKDIAVTIGNEKAIRAVGSANGRNKLSIVIPCHRIIGSNGKLTGYAGGLWRKEWLLQHERNVKQET is encoded by the coding sequence ATGAGTGAATTATATAAATTAGATTATGAATCGCCAATAGGAATGATCGAGATATCAGGAACCAATGAGGCGATCTGTTCGATAATGTTTGCTGAACGGGATATAAAGGTAAATGGTAGGCAAGACCGAACGCCCAAGGTTTTGGTGGAGTGCTATCATCAGCTTGATGAGTATTTCAAAGGTGAACGCATGGAATTTACGTTTCCCTTTTTACTTGAAGGGACGATCTTCCAGAAAAACGTATGGAATGCACTAACGGGAATCGTGTACGCCAATACGGGTACCTATAAAGACATCGCCGTTACAATCGGTAACGAAAAAGCCATTCGGGCAGTAGGGAGTGCTAATGGCAGGAATAAGTTAAGCATCGTGATTCCTTGTCATCGGATCATAGGATCAAATGGGAAATTAACCGGTTATGCAGGTGGCTTATGGAGAAAGGAATGGCTCCTTCAGCATGAAAGGAATGTTAAGCAGGAAACGTGA
- a CDS encoding Ada metal-binding domain-containing protein, with product MDVAIKLSFEEMWEKIIACDPTYDGLFFTAVKTTNIYCRPSCRSRKPKKINVKFYHDIDEVERAGFRACKRCQPEVEDSPQMRLVRDVIAFLMNQYNQKVELKDIASHVGVSSYYLERLFKKETLQTPRSYLEKIRVDKAAFLLTSTSLTNLEISLEVGFQSPSNFYKVFRRLKNCSPHEYRNMQENGN from the coding sequence ATGGATGTTGCTATAAAGCTTTCTTTTGAAGAAATGTGGGAGAAAATCATTGCCTGCGACCCTACATATGACGGCTTATTCTTTACGGCAGTAAAGACAACCAACATATACTGCCGCCCTTCATGCAGGTCAAGGAAGCCGAAAAAAATAAATGTGAAATTCTATCATGACATCGATGAAGTCGAAAGGGCGGGTTTCCGTGCTTGCAAAAGGTGCCAACCGGAAGTCGAGGATTCCCCGCAGATGCGCCTTGTCAGGGATGTCATCGCTTTCTTGATGAATCAGTATAACCAAAAGGTGGAGTTAAAAGATATTGCCAGCCATGTCGGTGTAAGTTCCTATTATCTGGAGCGGCTTTTTAAAAAAGAAACGTTGCAAACTCCCCGTTCCTATCTGGAAAAAATAAGAGTCGATAAAGCGGCATTTCTTCTAACAAGCACCAGTCTAACGAATCTTGAGATTTCCCTTGAAGTGGGGTTCCAAAGCCCTTCGAACTTTTATAAGGTATTTCGCCGTTTGAAGAACTGTTCTCCCCATGAATATCGAAACATGCAGGAAAATGGGAATTGA
- a CDS encoding NAD(P)/FAD-dependent oxidoreductase, which yields MEQQDLFDVTVIGGGPAGLYSTFYSGLREMKTKIIEYQPQLGGKIHVYPEKMIWDVGGLTPTTGEKLIEQLVEQGLTFNPTVVLNEKVESITRNEEGIFVLLTASGQKHYSKTIIVAVGGGILNPQKLEIEGAERFEVSNLNYTVKSFNRFKDKTVIISGGGNSAIDWANELEPVAKKVYLTYRKDSLAGHESQARQLMESSAVCFLNTTITKLIACANHESIEHVELTNHTTGEVSYLPVDEVIINHGYERDTSLLQNSKVDIAMVDNYYIEGNASSESSMDGIYAAGDILHHDGKLHLIAGTFQDAANAVNKAKQYIQPDALGMGMVSSHNEIFKKRNKELIKQMMKPAAVL from the coding sequence ATGGAACAGCAAGATTTATTTGATGTTACAGTTATTGGAGGGGGGCCCGCAGGCCTGTACTCCACTTTTTATAGCGGGTTAAGGGAAATGAAGACGAAAATCATTGAATACCAGCCGCAGCTAGGCGGGAAGATTCATGTATATCCGGAGAAAATGATTTGGGATGTAGGCGGACTGACACCGACTACAGGTGAGAAGTTAATCGAACAGCTGGTGGAGCAGGGCTTAACGTTCAATCCAACCGTCGTGTTGAATGAGAAAGTGGAATCGATCACACGTAATGAGGAAGGGATATTCGTTTTACTTACAGCATCCGGTCAAAAGCATTATTCTAAGACGATCATTGTCGCGGTTGGCGGCGGAATCTTGAATCCTCAAAAGCTGGAGATAGAAGGGGCGGAAAGGTTTGAGGTGTCCAATCTGAACTATACCGTTAAATCATTCAACCGATTCAAGGATAAAACGGTGATCATCTCAGGTGGCGGCAATTCGGCAATCGATTGGGCTAATGAATTGGAGCCAGTCGCCAAAAAAGTTTATCTGACATACAGGAAAGATAGCTTAGCTGGTCATGAATCACAGGCAAGGCAGTTGATGGAAAGCTCAGCCGTTTGCTTCTTGAATACAACGATCACTAAGCTGATCGCGTGTGCCAATCATGAATCGATCGAACATGTCGAATTGACCAACCATACGACGGGTGAGGTTTCTTACCTGCCGGTCGACGAGGTCATCATCAATCATGGATATGAGCGCGATACATCGCTGCTGCAAAATAGTAAAGTGGATATTGCAATGGTCGATAATTATTATATTGAAGGTAATGCTTCCAGTGAATCCTCGATGGATGGAATTTATGCTGCGGGTGATATCCTGCACCATGACGGCAAATTGCACTTAATAGCAGGAACCTTCCAAGATGCGGCAAATGCCGTAAACAAGGCAAAGCAATATATTCAGCCCGATGCACTTGGTATGGGAATGGTCTCCTCCCATAACGAAATCTTTAAAAAGCGCAACAAGGAACTGATCAAGCAAATGATGAAACCGGCTGCGGTTCTGTAA
- a CDS encoding ABC transporter ATP-binding protein: MNILEAKKIHKSYGNKFNKQEVLKGLDISIAEGEFVSIMGASGSGKTTLLNVLSSIDKISNGTITIDGQEISGMKEKMLAEFRKNHLGFIFQEYNLLDTLTVKENILLPLSITKTPNREAFQKFDAVAKELGIYEVKDKYPNEISGGQKQRTSAARAFIHEPSIIFADEPTGALDSKSASDLLNKLSDMNKKHKATIIMVTHDPVAASYCSRVIFIKDGQIYTQLNKGEETRQTFFKDIMKTQGVLGGVQNEH, encoded by the coding sequence ATGAATATATTAGAAGCGAAAAAAATCCATAAAAGCTATGGGAATAAGTTTAATAAACAGGAGGTACTGAAGGGTCTCGATATAAGCATCGCGGAAGGTGAATTCGTCAGTATCATGGGGGCATCCGGTTCAGGAAAAACGACGTTGCTGAATGTCCTTTCCTCCATCGACAAAATCAGCAACGGCACCATTACAATCGATGGACAAGAAATTTCGGGGATGAAAGAAAAAATGCTCGCCGAATTCAGGAAGAACCATCTCGGCTTCATCTTCCAAGAATATAATTTATTGGACACACTGACCGTCAAAGAAAATATCCTCTTGCCTTTATCGATTACAAAAACACCCAATCGCGAAGCGTTTCAAAAGTTCGATGCCGTGGCAAAGGAGCTTGGCATTTATGAAGTGAAGGATAAATATCCAAATGAAATTTCCGGAGGGCAAAAACAGCGTACTTCTGCGGCGCGGGCTTTCATCCATGAGCCGAGCATCATTTTTGCCGATGAGCCGACCGGGGCGCTTGATTCCAAATCCGCTTCCGATTTATTGAACAAACTGAGTGATATGAACAAAAAACACAAAGCGACGATCATCATGGTCACCCATGATCCCGTGGCAGCAAGTTATTGCAGCAGAGTCATTTTCATTAAAGATGGACAAATCTATACCCAATTGAATAAAGGGGAAGAAACGAGGCAAACCTTCTTCAAGGACATCATGAAAACACAAGGTGTATTGGGCGGTGTGCAAAATGAGCATTAA
- a CDS encoding sensor histidine kinase produces the protein MIRKYLAERLSWITFFTFLHLFIILVAYLDSAIPVKPIMYIVFLSLIMFCIFLIFRYKKETHYFKLLEAREDNLDLSNLAEADSPFERIIECSIMNQTELLKQTAEKSQMTLEQEKDELLSWIHEVKTPLTAMHLMIDRLDDGMLKSHLTYEWLRIHLLLDQQLHQRRMPFIENDLYMENMNLETIIFDEIKTLQSWCIQKGIGFDMQLEVTEVLSDAKWLAFIIRQLLTNSIKYSENTDILIKSYIHDEQTILQVKDCGRGIESKDLSRIFDKGFTSTTNHRDSAATGMGLYLTKKAAKSLFLSIDVLSKPGVGTTMTLRFPKRNDFVNITSM, from the coding sequence ATGATCAGAAAATATTTGGCAGAAAGGCTCAGCTGGATCACCTTCTTCACATTCCTTCATCTATTCATCATCTTAGTCGCCTATCTTGATTCAGCCATTCCCGTAAAGCCCATCATGTACATAGTCTTTTTATCCTTGATCATGTTTTGTATCTTTTTGATTTTCCGTTATAAAAAAGAAACCCATTATTTTAAACTGCTGGAAGCCCGGGAAGACAACCTGGACTTATCCAATCTAGCAGAAGCCGACAGCCCTTTCGAAAGAATCATCGAATGCAGTATCATGAACCAGACTGAATTATTGAAGCAGACCGCCGAAAAGAGCCAAATGACATTGGAGCAGGAGAAGGATGAATTATTATCTTGGATTCATGAAGTGAAGACCCCCTTAACGGCGATGCATTTAATGATCGACCGCTTGGATGATGGCATGCTGAAATCTCATTTGACTTATGAGTGGTTAAGGATCCATCTGCTTCTCGATCAGCAGCTCCATCAAAGGCGCATGCCTTTCATCGAAAATGACTTGTATATGGAGAATATGAACTTGGAAACCATCATTTTTGATGAGATCAAAACATTGCAATCATGGTGCATCCAAAAAGGCATCGGCTTTGACATGCAATTGGAGGTGACCGAAGTGCTTAGTGATGCCAAATGGCTCGCTTTCATCATCAGGCAGTTATTGACGAACTCGATTAAATACAGTGAAAACACCGATATTTTGATAAAAAGCTATATCCACGATGAACAAACGATCCTCCAAGTGAAGGATTGCGGCCGAGGCATCGAGTCGAAGGACTTATCACGCATTTTTGATAAAGGTTTTACGTCCACGACAAATCATCGCGACAGTGCGGCAACAGGGATGGGGTTATATTTAACCAAGAAGGCGGCAAAATCCCTATTCCTCTCGATTGATGTGCTATCAAAGCCTGGAGTGGGAACGACCATGACCTTACGCTTCCCAAAGCGGAATGACTTCGTGAATATAACAAGCATGTGA
- a CDS encoding ABC transporter permease produces the protein MSINQLIFRNLKKNLKNYYLYVFALVFSASLYFAFVTLQYDPAMDKAEGSIKGGAAIKTASILLVAIVSIFLFYANSIFIKRRSKEIGLFQLIGMTKNRIFRILSAENFILYFCSVFMGIFIGFAGSKLIMMILFKITGVHATATLQFSILPLIQTLIVFSIIYLFIMLMNYIFIKRQTILSLFRVTSLTEGKVKKVSMFEMIIGVFGILLIISGYVVSSKLFDGAFMEMTELFMAMIFILASVIIGTYLFYKGSVSFIFNIVRKNKNGYLNINEVLSLSSIMFRMKSNAILLTIITTVSALAIGLLSLSYIAYYSAEKMAASSIPNDFSLTDKKDAEAFKQALSASNIAYAEEKIEVLQIKVNARNILEKNLGAVNFDPNNMVLSVISEKSVKGIHLAEEETLFSGYSSMLEKVMPLKDSGKVEWKGKHEVIPQTYMGLNDESILPYYFTNGGMPVGIVDDAIFKRLKKDIDPEIQKISSINIGIDIKDDANIPTANETFKKMNFNEKHIQESQFETFNHQKKNMGLLMFIVGFLGLTFLITSGCILYFKQMDESENEKSNYTILRKLGFTQGDLLKGIQTKQIFNFGIPLVVGLLHSYFAVQSGWFLFGTEVWTPMIIVMVLYTALYSIFGILSVLHYKKVIKDSL, from the coding sequence ATGAGCATTAATCAACTCATCTTTCGGAACCTGAAGAAGAACCTGAAAAACTATTACCTTTATGTATTTGCTTTGGTCTTCAGCGCCTCGCTTTATTTCGCATTTGTCACCTTGCAATATGACCCAGCGATGGATAAAGCGGAAGGTTCCATAAAAGGCGGCGCTGCCATCAAGACTGCATCGATCCTGCTTGTTGCGATCGTTTCCATATTCCTCTTTTATGCCAATAGCATTTTCATAAAACGGCGCAGTAAGGAAATTGGCTTATTCCAATTGATAGGCATGACAAAAAACAGGATCTTCCGTATCCTGAGCGCGGAAAACTTCATCTTATATTTCTGTTCCGTGTTCATGGGGATCTTCATAGGGTTTGCCGGTTCCAAATTGATCATGATGATCTTATTTAAGATTACCGGTGTCCATGCGACTGCAACTCTGCAATTTTCGATCTTGCCGCTTATACAAACGTTGATCGTTTTTAGCATCATCTATCTGTTCATCATGTTGATGAATTATATCTTCATAAAAAGGCAGACCATTTTATCCCTATTCAGGGTGACTTCCTTGACTGAAGGAAAAGTGAAAAAGGTATCAATGTTTGAAATGATCATCGGCGTATTCGGGATCCTCCTGATCATTAGCGGCTATGTCGTTTCCTCCAAATTATTCGATGGAGCGTTCATGGAAATGACCGAGCTTTTTATGGCGATGATCTTCATTTTGGCATCCGTCATCATCGGGACCTATCTATTTTATAAAGGATCCGTAAGCTTCATTTTTAATATCGTTCGTAAAAATAAAAACGGCTACTTGAATATCAATGAAGTTTTGTCCCTTTCATCGATCATGTTCCGGATGAAATCGAATGCAATTTTGCTGACAATCATCACGACCGTTTCCGCCCTGGCGATCGGATTATTATCTTTAAGCTATATCGCCTACTACTCAGCTGAAAAAATGGCGGCGTCATCCATCCCTAACGATTTTTCGTTGACCGATAAGAAAGATGCCGAGGCATTCAAACAAGCTTTGTCCGCAAGTAACATTGCTTATGCCGAAGAAAAGATTGAAGTCCTCCAAATCAAAGTCAATGCAAGGAATATATTGGAGAAAAACCTGGGAGCGGTGAATTTCGATCCGAACAACATGGTTCTTTCCGTCATCAGTGAAAAATCCGTTAAAGGGATCCATCTAGCCGAGGAAGAGACGCTGTTTAGCGGATACAGCAGCATGCTTGAGAAAGTCATGCCCTTGAAGGATTCCGGAAAGGTTGAATGGAAGGGCAAACATGAGGTGATACCGCAAACCTACATGGGCCTGAACGATGAGAGCATCCTTCCCTACTATTTCACCAATGGCGGAATGCCCGTCGGGATTGTCGATGATGCAATATTCAAGCGTTTGAAAAAGGATATCGACCCGGAAATCCAGAAAATCTCATCCATTAACATCGGGATTGATATCAAGGATGACGCAAATATTCCCACCGCGAATGAAACGTTCAAAAAAATGAACTTTAACGAAAAACATATCCAAGAATCGCAGTTTGAAACGTTCAATCATCAGAAGAAGAATATGGGCCTCTTGATGTTCATCGTCGGCTTTTTGGGACTGACCTTCCTGATCACATCCGGCTGTATTCTCTATTTCAAGCAAATGGATGAAAGCGAAAATGAAAAATCGAATTATACGATTTTACGAAAACTCGGATTCACCCAAGGTGATCTACTAAAAGGTATCCAAACAAAGCAAATATTCAATTTTGGCATTCCTTTAGTCGTCGGGCTGCTTCATAGTTATTTCGCCGTCCAGTCAGGCTGGTTCTTATTCGGAACCGAGGTTTGGACACCGATGATCATCGTCATGGTATTATACACGGCCTTGTATTCGATCTTCGGGATCCTGTCCGTCCTGCATTACAAAAAGGTCATCAAAGATTCGCTTTAA